A window of Aurantibacillus circumpalustris genomic DNA:
GAACATTAGCTTATCCTCACACCATAGGAAGTGTAGTGGTAAAACCTGAAGACGTAGGGAAATTAAAATCTCGGGCGCTTTCTGCCATGCATGAACAAACTAATCGTCAATTACTGCAACTCCAAAAACAAGCAGAATTATTAGCCCATCAAGCCAATGAACTAAATCAACGCGTTAAGTTGAGTGAATTAATTTATACTGCCGAAATCTCATTTGAAGCCCTTATTGGTCATGTGTATTATCTATACAAAAAGGAACAGGCTCATCGCTTAATGATGATTGCTCCCGACGAATGGGGTAGAAAAAAACCTGAAACTTTAGAATTTGTAAGTTCCGTTAAATTACTCAGCGATCATACCTGGGAGATAATCAAAGACTAGTATTAATTTTTACTTGCCACGATTATTATATTTTCTAGTTCAACTATTTCGCCTTGCAGATCATATGGAGGCTCAATATTTTCGAAAACCTGAGAAATTTTAAATTGACTTTTTTCAAGCAAAGTCAACACATCATCTTTCGAAAATAAATTAAAATTATATTTTGTAAATGGGTAGTTAACTAAATAGTGTTTTGGACGTAAACTTATTATAAGTTGCCCGTTAGGCTTCAGCACGCGCTTTAACTCATTTAAGGCGGTCATTTCATCGTCCCAAAAATAAATGGTGTTTATAGTTATTATTTTATCGAAGGCTTCTTTAGCAAAAGGAAGTGCTCTTATGTTTCCCTTTACAAAATCTGCTTGTTTAGTTTTAATATATTTTTCGTTTATTTTTAAAGCTTCTTCAACCATTTCGTCTGAGATCTCGCAACCAGTATATTTTACTTTAGAATTTTTCTCTAATATTTCAGATACAAAATAACCATTTCCCATACCAATCTCAAGAATACGATCTTCATTTCCTGCTTTTAAAATTTGCAAGGCATCGTAATTAATTCGACCGTTTCCTTGATTCATAAATTCGCCAACTTGAATACCCAATTCACCTTTTGGTTTGCGAAATTGAGCAGCCATCAGCTTTAAGTCTCGTTCTTCCATCTATTTTTTTAAATTAAATACCTAGACAAAGGTACTTTTTTGAATATTAAATTAACCGTTAAAAAAGTTTAACAGTCAGAACATCAATGATAACATCGTATTCAGACTTTTATACAACGTGATTTAAAGGTGCCGAATGGCATGTAAAACTGATTCTATTACTTTAGAAGAACAAATTTCAGATATGATTTTGCTATTAGCTTAAAAGAAACAGCTTGTTCACCTTTTTTAATATTCATTGCAGAAATATCCGCCAAACGTTTCCAATGAGCTAACAGATCTTTATACGCATTGATAAGCGTGTAGTCAGAATCGTAGATATGCCCGGGTTCAGAGCTTGCCCCATTAAGTTCCATTATTTTAATAGAAATTCCTTTTTGTAAATCTTCAACGCTTTTTGCTTTTAAATCGAATCGTCCGTAATAAAATCCATTTATCGGCAAACTTATTTCATCAAATACTTCATGGAGATTTTGATTTATTATATGATTAAAATTTATAAATCGCGTGCCACGGCAATGGTTTCCAATTGGCTCAAGAAGAACCTTCTCGTTTAATAAAGGAATCTTATGTATCGCATCTCCCATTTCCTTTTTAAACCGATTAATTTGAAACCTCGCGCGGGTGCTTTTCTTCATTAGTTCCAGAATACTCGATTTACCATCGCCAACAACTGACAAAAATTCTTTTAATGTAACAGAACTAACCACTCCTTTTGTGGAGTCCGGCATACGACTGTATAGAACACCAAATTCGAAATCATAGTCAATGTATTCTTGAATGATGTAAAAAAAATTAGAATTATTGTGGTAAGTAATTAATTCATTTTCGTTGTTTATTTTACAAACATCGTTACCTCTTTCGCCAACGTCAGGTTTTGCAATAATCGGATATTCTATTTCTTCTAGTTGCAGTTTTGATTTAATTTCTTCAAAACGAATTCCTTTTGCAGCTGAAATACTTTTTGGTAGATGGCGCTTATTAATTAAAGATAAAATTTCCGATTTGCTTTCCCCATAAAATCCGCCAAGCTCAATACCTGGATTAGCCACGCTAAAGTAGGCGAAAGATTTATTTCTAAGAGATAAATAGACCCAATAAGGTAAAACAGGCAGATAAAATAATCCCCACGGCCAGTATTCGTAGCGAAATATCTTTACTAAAAAAAGCGGGGTTTTCATTTTTAAGAATTTATGACTTTAGTGTTATAAATTTTTTTGTTTATCACATCTTCATAAATCATTTCAGTTTCAAATTCATTTATTTTATTCACGCAACAAATACTTACCGTTCTTTTTTGTGATCTGTTCATGACAATGTCGTTTTTTTGATCGCCCGTTCCGCCAAAATGATGAAACATAAGAATGGTATCCTTGGTGAAAATTTCGTTTTCCTTTACCCAATCGTAAAACCATGTTTCACGTTCTTTCACAACCTCTTCAGAATACAAAGTTACAGAGGACCAAATATGAGGCAATGAAGCATCGTGATTTAGATGATGCGTTTTAATCCCATCCCACTTCAATTCGCAAAGGCCTCGTTTATTATCTTGATGCCTTACAAAAATGAGAGAAAAAGGTTCAATGTCTTTAAAATCATAATTTGCTATAAAATCATACTGTGTCTCGTACTTAAAAAAATCAAGCAGCACAAAACCTCTGCTTTTTCTATAATTTCCTTCCGATTTATGTGGTACAAAAGCTCCATTCAAAAGACACACTGTGAAATCATTTCCCTTTGCTATCCATGTTCCGCCAGCCTTAGGATCTTTCGGAAAATATATTTCTTTATTGTGGATAGTATAAGAATTTATTGGCAAAGCAGACGGTCGTGACAAATCCTCATCCCTATTTGAAGTAAGAATAAAACTAGTGTCTCCTTTCGGAAGATAGGTAACGGTGCACATTTTAAATTAACTAATTGTTTTTTGAGACTTTAAATATTGAAGTGTTGAATGGGAGTACCCAAAACTGCTATTTAATTTTACATAGTTTAATTCTGTTGTAAAAGCAATACGCATGATCGCCAAATGATGTACGGTATGTTCTATGTTGTAAGTGATTTCCCGAAATAGAGATGATTCGACAATTGTTTCTGTAGCGTTATACACAACTTTAAGAAGTATTCTTTTATTCACATCCACTCGTTCAATTTTATCAAAAACCTCTATAATAAATTCAGAAGCGAAGCGTAGATTTTCTTCCAGCAACAGATTTCGTTTTCTATCATCATAGCAAATGGTGTTATTTTCGTTCTCAACAAAAAGGCAGTCATAGAATTCAAGAATATGTCTGACGTGTTTGCCCACAGTTCCATTATTAAAAACAATCATTGGTTTAGCGTAATCCGATTCGTGCAATTGATCGAGCATGGCTTTCAACTCGAGCACTTGATTTTTGGCGACTTCTCTTAGCATATTATTTTTTTATGACATAAACAGTTAGACTAATGGTTACATTATCAGACATAATTATACTCGAACCACCAACTCCATAATCTAATCTGTTTAGTGTAAAGCTACCTTTAAAAACGCCTTTACCTTCTTTTTCTGAAAAAGTGAATGGTATCATGATATCCTTAACAACGTTTTTAAGATTTAACTTAAAATACCCGTTAAAACTCCCTTCGTTTTGTTTTAAAAATTTTTGCGAACTCAATTTAATTAAAGGAAATTTCTGAACATCAAAATATTCTTCCTTTTTTAAGTGCCCGTCTCGTGTTGAATTGTCTGTATCAATAGTGGAAGCGTCTAGGCTTGCTTCAATTAAATTACCAGACGTGGTTGTGGCGTCAAATATTATTTTGCTCTTTAAGCCCGTAAATTTTCCATTTGTATTAAAGCCTGCGTTTTTTATTTTGAATGAAATAACAGAAGAAGTTGCTAGCCATTCTGAGTTTTGCGATTTTCCTGCAAAACACAAAATGGAAAAGATAATTAGGTATGCTGATTTAAATTTCATTTCAAGTTTATCTAAAAGGTGAATACGTAATTCCAATCATGCCCAATAAGGCTTTATTTCTCCAGCGATCATTTTCTAGTCTCAATTTATTATCTGTTGTATATTCTGTAAATACAAATGAAACGCCGGCTTTAATTGCCCATTTTTCTTTAATCCAATAACGTGCGTATAACTCTGAATTTAACATACCAATATCGTTGTCGCTTATTAACAGCGCGTTAAAAGAAGTTGGCTTAGACGTTTGTACTGAGCCGTTATCAGACGATTGATGGGCGATATAAGTACCTGATGTTTTTCCGCCAAATGTAAAACCAACAGCATCGATGTTAAACCCAATATCTAATTTTTCTTTTATGGTGTATTGTAAGTTGATGCTAATGTTTAAAGAATTGTTCTGTGACTTTGCTACATAAAATGTATCAATGTTTTCATGAAATATTTCTGAAAATAAAACTCCGGGATCGGTTCGCTTCGAAGTTAGCATTGCTGGGGCTGTTTCATAATATAAATTTTTTCCACTTTGTACATTGAAACGAATACCATAACCAATTTTAAACCTCTTCTTTTTTGTAATCGCATGAAAGTGGGTCCAAGACAAAGCGCCCAAAAACTGATTTGAAGAAGCAGACAAGGCTAAATCGAAATTATTATTAAACTTATAGCCTTTCTTTTCAGATTCCTCATTTTGAGAAAGAACTGAAAGAGAAAGAAAACATAAAATACTAAAGAGAAAAACGCGTTGCATACTAATTTATATTTTGAACAAAGTTAAATAGACTTGATAGTAATAATTGTCAGTTTAACGACATAAGTTCATTATTTAATTATAAATGGGAAAAAGTTTCATTGTTTTAACAATAGTCTCCGGATTCATGTACCTTTCTCTTCCGCCTTTTGTTAATTGTTTTGCACCTCTCCATTGTAGTAAATTTAATTTAAGCCGAACCTCCTCACTCCAGGATAAAAGCTGGTAACCTAAGCCATGCGCAATACAGCGTTTATCAGTAGCATACTCAAATTTATCAATTGCTTTTTTGCTAAAGTGCATACACACTAATTTAATAAAATAAATACCAAGCCGAGAGTTATAATCACTTATATGACTTAACTCATGTCCTATGACACCTATTTGTGAGTTCGTACTTAAATTTTTTAAGAGAATTGGTGAAAGTTTCGAATCGATCCGATTACAAATTATAACAATATATTTTCGTTTTGCAGCTCTTCTAAAAACGCTGAATACAGAAGGTCTAGCAGCCAAAGGTGCTGACTGTTTCTTAACGCGAAAAATTATTTTCGAACTCTTTAATTCAGGATAATAATTTAAAGCCACCTTAATTGCGGAACTAAATTCTTCGGGAATTTTCTTGTGAGGATAAACGGCAGAGTCGATAATAGACTGTAATGAATCCTTAAAGAACTGCTTTTTAATTACTTGTCCATTACATTCGATTTTGTATATGTTAAGGAACACTAGACAAATAAAAAGCCTAAAATGCTTCTGCAAAAACAATGTAGAGTCCGTGCGAATCTCTTGTAATTCCATAGTCAATACGCAGGTTTGCGTGTTCTTTTTTGTTTATTTCTATTCTCAGTCCTATGCCGTAATCGTAGTGAATTTGATTGCTAAAAAGTTCATTCGCAATATGAGACACAGAACCAATTCCACCAAAAGCTGCTAATCCTAAACGTTTATAAATAGGCATTCGAAATTCTTGTTGCAACAGCATCATATTTTTATCTCGAAATCGGCCATTATAATATCCTCTTAAGAAGCGAGGTCCGCCTAAAGTAGCTAGCATTCTATAAGGAACCGCCCCTTCGGCCAAAGCTAAATAGACGTTTGCGTTCCAAACAAGTCTGTGAAAAAGGGGTTCGTATTTTCTCGCATCAAAAACAAATGAGGAAAATTTATTTTCACTTCCAAAATACTTGTCAAAATATAAATAGGAAGTTTCAATGTAAGCACCCTTGGAGGGATTTAACGGATTGTTTCGTTTGTCAAAAATAAGTATAGGGCCTAATCCGCTTGAAATATATCCCATGCCTCCTGGGATAATTTCACTCATCATCTTATTTTTTAGAGTTATATCCTGATTGTATAGTTTTTCGTATTGATAATAAATACCCCCATAGAAATTTTCACTTATTCGTTTCAAGTTTTTTGTTTGAATCTTTATTAGGTCAAATGAAATCATGAACCTGTCTTTTTCGTGTGTGCGATTTCCAATTCCATAAAAAAACTCTGGAAATCGAGAAATACCAAATGTCCCGGTAAAATAAAGATCATTCGCTTTCATCCAAAGCTGATAATCGTTTTCAAAAAAGAATTGTTTATTCCAAGTATACGAAAGGTAACTTTGCGTGTTTGATTTTTTATTTTGTGGCTTAGTTTTAAAAAAAGTAAATGCCAATGCTCCAACTCCCAAACGTGTTTCTGGAGTATAAAAAGCAGTCGGTAATGCCCCGGGTTTAAACTTGGTGGAGTCATCAACGGCAGAGTAAAGCGCAGATTGACTCGCAACTAGAATAAAGAAAACACCTATTCTTTTCAAATTAATCGGCATCCTATTTTGTATTGTGCAAAACAAATTTAATCCCAATTAAAACGAATAATCGTCGTATAAACGACAATTCGATCCTTTTAAAAGTTTTAACTTCACTCATTATACTCTTTCCATGAAAAAATCAATCTTATACTTATTCGCATTCACTGTCTTTATTGATCTTGTTGGGGCACAAGTTCCAAAAAAAGTCATTGTTGAACATTTTACAAATACAAAATGTAGTATCTGTGC
This region includes:
- a CDS encoding BamA/TamA family outer membrane protein, whose protein sequence is MPINLKRIGVFFILVASQSALYSAVDDSTKFKPGALPTAFYTPETRLGVGALAFTFFKTKPQNKKSNTQSYLSYTWNKQFFFENDYQLWMKANDLYFTGTFGISRFPEFFYGIGNRTHEKDRFMISFDLIKIQTKNLKRISENFYGGIYYQYEKLYNQDITLKNKMMSEIIPGGMGYISSGLGPILIFDKRNNPLNPSKGAYIETSYLYFDKYFGSENKFSSFVFDARKYEPLFHRLVWNANVYLALAEGAVPYRMLATLGGPRFLRGYYNGRFRDKNMMLLQQEFRMPIYKRLGLAAFGGIGSVSHIANELFSNQIHYDYGIGLRIEINKKEHANLRIDYGITRDSHGLYIVFAEAF
- a CDS encoding class I SAM-dependent methyltransferase; translation: MEERDLKLMAAQFRKPKGELGIQVGEFMNQGNGRINYDALQILKAGNEDRILEIGMGNGYFVSEILEKNSKVKYTGCEISDEMVEEALKINEKYIKTKQADFVKGNIRALPFAKEAFDKIITINTIYFWDDEMTALNELKRVLKPNGQLIISLRPKHYLVNYPFTKYNFNLFSKDDVLTLLEKSQFKISQVFENIEPPYDLQGEIVELENIIIVASKN
- a CDS encoding NRDE family protein encodes the protein MCTVTYLPKGDTSFILTSNRDEDLSRPSALPINSYTIHNKEIYFPKDPKAGGTWIAKGNDFTVCLLNGAFVPHKSEGNYRKSRGFVLLDFFKYETQYDFIANYDFKDIEPFSLIFVRHQDNKRGLCELKWDGIKTHHLNHDASLPHIWSSVTLYSEEVVKERETWFYDWVKENEIFTKDTILMFHHFGGTGDQKNDIVMNRSQKRTVSICCVNKINEFETEMIYEDVINKKIYNTKVINS
- a CDS encoding DUF2452 domain-containing protein, which codes for MINPIDKDKTTETPGTLAYPHTIGSVVVKPEDVGKLKSRALSAMHEQTNRQLLQLQKQAELLAHQANELNQRVKLSELIYTAEISFEALIGHVYYLYKKEQAHRLMMIAPDEWGRKKPETLEFVSSVKLLSDHTWEIIKD
- a CDS encoding YceI family protein translates to MKFKSAYLIIFSILCFAGKSQNSEWLATSSVISFKIKNAGFNTNGKFTGLKSKIIFDATTTSGNLIEASLDASTIDTDNSTRDGHLKKEEYFDVQKFPLIKLSSQKFLKQNEGSFNGYFKLNLKNVVKDIMIPFTFSEKEGKGVFKGSFTLNRLDYGVGGSSIIMSDNVTISLTVYVIKK